Proteins found in one Pocillopora verrucosa isolate sample1 chromosome 12, ASM3666991v2, whole genome shotgun sequence genomic segment:
- the LOC136277317 gene encoding NACHT, LRR and PYD domains-containing protein 12-like yields the protein MIKFRNLKQSVTGSPQPNLESNFHLIENSENTNSIEMMDHLKESLAPRTFNKISYAAVLIWFVISIIFFGIFAEVENTESRYDFRCGGAKSENIDLIRGECFEKYEKQHNKYGVPVYGFVVTNFLLIAIVCVIYSQTVSNTVAHLSSSSRDRDPESGQSRDQESPTRQTTNCGHRLFIAYCCQLSTRLVLGVLFILLQTQLLYPLKFSSTFECCLNSGTNPPKNSSDAAPNSTLHKCHNQRAIKKTFWMNAVLAVNGIFDAGILIEIVYILTQAWIERNFMQDSDFLKTYLNANHEGTSGHDKPKQLQSFIARTRKIIEEDTRCLHELQSPFRRPPGEETKAKDLTLDQIYTNLVIIPNRAHYNFTTDRQEQLKVYPRSRDEESHPKSLEDLLNDKNKKVLIVGRPGIGKTLFCIKLLRDWAFEKIKSQIQFDAAFFVKFRRFNSADDLSLRELLTRSEHSISDHLDDEVWNYILQHPEGVLILFDGFDEFKDNANMAVAPSHPGSIKDKMPLQILYQWLVTGKLLEDASIVTTTRPTALTGIAHLNFDKTFEILGFSTEQIQEYINKFAGVDNQVGETLWRHISSNMNLLSLCYIPVNSFIVCSSLSQILQFESSASVTLPSKLTTIYKIAVKVFYFKHTKEFRDKHFTREDFLSDDLPSAVEEKFEKLGKVAFEGIEEGKLILGGNEVHEMKDSALFHRLPDRENAALKDEKQFCFIHLTMQEFFAARHLTNNMKERELRNFVSENIKNGKWQLVFQFLAGLMEEKNPLPSEILTDLLPVQTEDKENEAEESEDKMVTCWPTKDENDSAVTLFKCCYENNKMESIVQRKLQQINFNCVNFIDCHLTAVDCSSLVNVIKNVQKISHLDLSFNNIGPLGCFEISKLLKRREFHLSSLNLTRNQLTDEAAKYLAEAINSNNSQLRTLNLSENNISHIGARHLAEAINNNNCQLRTLNLSENNISRIGTRHLAEAIKNNNNCQLRKLDLSASNISDIGAQHLADAINNNNCQLRTLDLAKNNISDIGAKRLADAINNNNYQLRTLDLSENNISDNGAQHLADAIKNNNNCQLRTLHLSENNISDIGAQHLAEAINNNSCQLRTLDLSVNNISDIGAQHLAEAINNNNCQLRTLHLSVNNISDIGAQHLAEAINNNSCQLRTLNLTANNISDIGTQHLSDAIDNNNCQLHTLNLANNNISDIGAQHLAEAINNNNCQLRTLHLSVNNISDIGAQYLAEAINNNNSQLRTLDLSANNISDIGAQHLAEAINNNNCQLRTLDLSSNQLIKNAGKQKARNLLSKSRCKLII from the coding sequence ATGATCAAATTTAGAAATCTGAAACAATCTGTAACCGGAAGTCCACAACCAAACCTAGAGAGCAATTTTCATCTCATCGAAAACAgcgaaaatacaaacagtaTTGAAATGATGGATCATCTCAAGGAATCACTTGCACCAAGAACCTTCAACAAAATTAGCTATGCCGCAGTTTTAATTTGGTTCGTGATCAGTATAATTTTCTTTGGCATTTTTGCCGAAGTGGAAAATACCGAATCCAGGTACGATTTCCGGTGCGGTGGCGCGAAGAGTGAAAACATCGACCTTATCCGTGGAGAATGTTTCGAAAAATACGAGAAGCAACACAACAAGTACGGTGTTCCTGTCTATGGCTTCGTGGTCACCAATTTCCTCCTTATTGCAATTGTATGTGTTATCTACTCCCAAACAGTGAGTAATACAGTCGCTCATTTGTCGTCGAGCAGTCGTGACCGTGATCCAGAGAGCGGACAGTCGCGCGACCAAGAAAGCCCAACAAGACAAACAACAAATTGCGGACACAGGCTTTTTATAGCTTACTGTTGTCAACTATCTACGAGACTTGTTCTAGGAGTTCTCTTCATATTGCTGCAAACTCAGTTGCTTTATCCTTTAAAGTTTTCCTCCACGTTTGAATGTTGCTTGAACTCTGGAACCAATCCGCCGAAGAATTCATCGGACGCCGCCCCAAACAGTACTTTACACAAATGTCACAATCAACGAGCGATAAAGAAAACCTTTTGGATGAACGCTGTCCTTGCAGTGAATGGAATTTTTGACGCTGGCATTCTGATTGAAATCGTCTACATTTTGACACAGGCATGGATAGAAAGGAATTTTATGCAAGACTCAGACTTCCTAAAAACCTATCTAAATGCTAACCATGAAGGAACGAGCGGACATGATAAGCCTAAACAGCTTCAATCATTCATCGCACGAACGAGGAAAATCATTGAGGAAGACACTCGATGCCTCCACGAACTCCAATCACCGTTTCGACGTCCTCCAGGCGAGGAAACAAAAGCCAAAGATTTGACTttggatcagatttacacaaaccTTGTTATCATTCCCAACAGGGCTCACTACAACTTTACTACAGACAGACAAGAGCAACTCAAAGTTTATCCAAGGTCGCGCGACGAAGAATCACATCCGAAAAGCCTGGAAGACCTcctaaatgataaaaataagaaagtatTGATTGTCGGTCGCCCCGGAATCGGCAAAACATTATTTTGCATCAAACTTCTCAGAGACTGGGCATTTGAGAAAATCAAATCCCAAATCCAATTTGATGCTGCTTTCTTCGTAAAATTCAGAAGATTCAACTCGGCAGACGACCTTAGCCTCAGGGAACTACTCACCCGGTCAGAACATTCCATCTCAGATCACCTGGATGATGAGGTCTGGAATTACATCCTGCAGCACCCTGAAGGTGTCCTCATACTTTTTGACGGATTTGACGAATTCAAAGATAACGCAAACATGGCCGTGGCGCCTTCTCATCCCGGAAGCATTAAAGACAAGATGCCGCTACAAATCCTTTATCAGTGGCTTGTGACTGGGAAACTTCTTGAGGATGCTTCAATTGTAACGACTACTAGACCTACGGCTTTGACCGGTATCGCACATCTTAATTTCGACAAAACCTTTGAAATCTTAGGGTTTTCAACCGAGCAAATTCAAGAGTATATCAACAAATTCGCCGGAGTTGACAATCAAGTAGGCGAAACACTATGGCGACACATCAGCAGCAACATGAACTTACTTTCGCTCTGTTATATCCCTGTGAACAGCTTCATCGTGTGCTCAAGTCTGTCACAAATATTGCAGTTCGAAAGTTCCGCTAGTGTGACCCTCCCTTCCAAATTAACCACGATATACAAGATTGCAGtgaaagtattttatttcaaacacacGAAAGAATTCCGCGATAAACATTTTACCCGCGAAGACTTTCTATCAGACGATTTGCCCTCGGCTGTGGAGGAGAAATTCGAGAAACTAGGAAAAGTGGCGTTTGAAGGAATCGAAGAAGGAAAACTGATCCTTGGTGGAAACGAAGTACACGAAATGAAAGACAGCGCCCTTTTTCACCGCTTACCCGACCGTGAAAATGCCGCGTTAAAAGATGAGaaacaattctgtttcattcatctTACAATGCAGGAGTTTTTCGCAGCGCGGCACCTGACAAACaacatgaaagaaagagaattaaGGAACTTTGTTTCCGAGAACATCAAGAAcggcaaatggcagctggtttttcagtttctggcGGGACTAATGGAGGAGAAAAATCCCCTACCAAGCGAAATCCTCACTGACCTTCTTCCTGTGCAAACTGAAGACAAAGAAAACGAAGCCGAAGAAAGCGAAGACAAAATGGTGACCTGCTGGCCGACTAAAGACGAAAACGATTCAGCAGTGACATTGTTTAAATGTTGTTACGAGAATAATAAGATGGAGTCGATAGTTCAgagaaaactacaacaaattaactttaattgtgtaaattttattgattgtcACCTCACAGCTGTTGATTGCTCTTCGTTAGTAAATGTAATCAAGAATGTTcaaaaaatttcacatttagatttgAGTTTCAATAACATTGGTCCATtaggttgttttgaaatttctaaaTTGTTAAAACGTAGGGAATTTCATCTGAGCTCGTTAAACCTCACAAGAAATCAACTGACAGAtgaagcagcaaagtatttagctgaagccatcaacagcaacaacagtcagctacgcacgttaaacctctcagaaaataacatctcacacatcgGAGCAcggcacttggctgaagccatcaacaacaacaactgtcagctacgcacgttaaacctctcagaaaataacatctcacgCATTGGAACAcggcacttggctgaagccatcaaaaacaacaacaactgtcagctacgcaagTTAGACCTCAGTGCAagtaacatctcagacattggagcacagcacttggctgacgccattaacaacaacaactgtcagctcCGCACGTTAGACCTCGcaaaaaataacatctcagacattggagcaaagcgcttggctgacgccatcaacaacaacaactatcagctacgcacgttagacctctcagaaaataacatctcagacaatggagcacagcacttggctgacgccatcaagaacaacaacaactgtcagctacgcacgttacacctctcagaaaataacatctcagacattggagcacagcacttagctgaagccatcaacaacaacagctgtcagctacgcacgttagacCTCTCAgtaaataacatctcagacattggagcacagcacttagctgaagccatcaacaacaacaactgtcagctacgcacgttacaCCTCTCAgtaaataacatctcagacattggagcacagcacttagctgaagccatcaacaacaacagctgtcagctacgcacgttaaacctcacagcaaataacatctcagacattggaaCACAGCACTTGTCTGACGCCAtcgacaacaacaactgtcagctacacacgttaaacctcgcaaacaataacatctcagacattggagcacagcacctagctgaagccatcaacaacaacaactgtcagctacgcacgttacaCCTCTCAgtaaataacatctcagacattggagcacagtacttagctgaagccatcaacaacaacaacagtcagctacgcacgttagacCTCtcagcaaataacatctcagacattggagcacagcacttagctgaagccatcaacaacaacaactgtcagctacgcacgttagacCTCTCAAGCAATCAACTCATAAAAAATGCAGGTAAGCAAAAGGCACGTAATTTACTTAGCAAAAGTCGGTGTAAGCTAATTATTTAG